The Apibacter raozihei genome contains a region encoding:
- a CDS encoding MMPL family transporter, whose translation MFNLLYDFFSKRKGLFYSLTALLTGLLILFASKIKFEEDITRLLPADGKSEEIKNVLETARFSDKLIINIEGDHPDDLKSYAKDFDSLARISCADYIQKLQTRINEDKIGELMDFVQENLPLFLDEQDYKYLDSLIATQPIQNKINESYHSLLSPGGFVTTQMIRKDPLGMLFLGIKKLQQVQVVDNFELDDGFVISKQKKNLLLFITTKLPASETDKNTEFIHLLDEIVNKLNKKYTDKSKAEYYGAVAVSVANAQQIKKDIQLTMGIALILLLTLYVYFYRKLYIPIVIFVPAIFGSLLGISVLYLLKGTISAVSIGIGSVLLGITLDYSVHILSHYRSSGDIKKLFKDIVSPLLMCAIFTAVDFLCLLLLHSDVLKDLGIFAAVSVLGAALFALLFIPQVYKPQERIKTLQNTFIDRLSAYDFSQNKYVLGACFLVITVCLFTFNKVGFNNDLNSLNYVPANLQLAEDNLNKLNDYSSKSIYVVSYGNTYDNSLQTNHELYEQLKQKKDLKEILSFSSIGGLLLSEEQQKERIQNWKKFWSPDKIKLVQQLLIFEGKKVGFKETTFQPFYDVLDTYYEPMSKESHQLYKDLFLDDFIASKSGITGITTVIKIKDNNSQKLIQEISSTNKNVLVIDRKNLQENILGNLEQDFNDLFWISTLVVFVAVFIYFRSIEITLLTNIPIFIGWMVTLGIMGIFGIQFNAFNIIITTLIFGLGIDYSIFISQALLEEYTTGENQMKTYKSGVIMSALTTILCFGVLIFAKHPAIKSIAIIPLIGLLVVVFISFTVQPWLFSVLLLKPQQKGYTPFRLLNFVTGILGFGFFLLMSLLLNSAAFIFSPLLPERKTKKNTFLFKIFKTIFRTLIFMFPGVNVKSVGFSKKLYDTPTIIIANHSSELDTIIMGMFDYRQIFMINERIYNSRFFGKIIRVAGYFPTSKDLDTDLNDLKEKIHQGYSLIIFPEGTRSDNSKIRRFHKGAFYLAEKLKMDIQPVMIHGNSDRLPKKETWVNSGTITVRYLDKISYKDCSFGNSYSERTKNIMKWFRGEFKKFKIPLESPDYFRNKLFLNYLYKGPSIKKAIKTEYEWYKNFYTKIYENLPDEVKAFHYTDSWCVLDLLLLYSSPTWKISVVEDDELKRKIIENSYSQKKYPINFINEIPDNWESYNTLIFTDKGIPLDKGIPNSVEWLIGIRTEINHSWENFEIVLQEKDIFIMRRKQDGKKL comes from the coding sequence ATGTTTAATTTACTGTACGATTTCTTTTCTAAAAGAAAGGGCCTGTTTTATTCACTTACTGCACTTTTAACAGGACTTTTGATCTTATTTGCTAGTAAAATAAAGTTTGAAGAAGATATTACAAGATTACTACCAGCTGATGGAAAATCGGAAGAAATAAAAAATGTATTAGAAACAGCACGGTTTTCAGATAAATTAATTATAAATATTGAAGGTGACCATCCGGATGATTTAAAATCTTACGCCAAAGATTTTGATTCATTAGCCCGTATTAGTTGTGCGGATTATATTCAAAAATTACAAACTAGAATTAATGAAGATAAAATAGGTGAGTTGATGGACTTTGTTCAGGAAAATCTGCCTTTGTTTTTGGATGAACAAGACTACAAATATCTCGATTCATTAATAGCAACGCAGCCTATTCAGAACAAAATTAATGAAAGTTACCATTCCTTGTTATCTCCCGGTGGTTTTGTAACTACTCAGATGATAAGGAAGGATCCGCTCGGAATGCTTTTTTTGGGAATCAAAAAATTACAGCAAGTTCAGGTTGTGGATAATTTTGAATTAGATGACGGATTTGTTATCAGTAAACAAAAGAAAAATCTGCTACTTTTTATTACTACTAAGTTGCCCGCAAGCGAAACAGATAAAAATACAGAATTTATTCATTTGCTGGATGAGATTGTAAATAAACTGAACAAAAAATATACGGATAAATCCAAAGCAGAATATTACGGGGCTGTGGCAGTATCAGTAGCCAATGCCCAACAGATAAAAAAAGATATTCAGTTGACTATGGGCATAGCCTTAATTTTGCTGCTTACTCTCTATGTTTATTTTTACAGAAAACTATATATACCCATAGTCATATTTGTTCCGGCAATATTTGGTAGTTTATTAGGAATTTCTGTGCTTTATCTGCTGAAAGGGACAATATCGGCAGTTTCTATAGGCATAGGTTCAGTTTTATTAGGAATAACCTTAGATTATTCTGTTCATATTCTCAGTCACTACAGAAGTAGCGGAGATATTAAAAAACTCTTTAAAGATATTGTTAGCCCTTTACTGATGTGTGCCATATTTACAGCAGTAGACTTCTTATGTCTTTTACTGTTACATTCGGATGTATTAAAAGACTTAGGAATATTTGCGGCTGTTAGTGTTTTAGGAGCAGCTCTGTTTGCCTTACTATTTATACCTCAGGTATATAAACCACAGGAGAGAATAAAGACATTACAAAATACATTTATTGATAGATTATCAGCTTACGATTTTTCTCAAAATAAATATGTGCTTGGGGCTTGTTTTTTAGTAATTACAGTTTGTCTTTTTACTTTTAATAAAGTAGGATTCAATAATGATTTAAACTCACTAAATTATGTGCCTGCAAACTTGCAGTTAGCAGAAGATAATTTAAATAAATTAAATGATTACTCCTCAAAATCGATTTATGTAGTTTCTTATGGAAATACCTACGATAATAGTTTGCAGACAAATCATGAATTATATGAACAACTGAAACAAAAAAAAGATTTAAAAGAAATTCTAAGCTTTAGCTCCATAGGCGGATTATTGCTATCTGAAGAGCAGCAAAAGGAAAGAATTCAAAACTGGAAAAAATTCTGGAGTCCGGACAAGATTAAATTAGTACAACAACTATTAATTTTCGAAGGAAAAAAAGTAGGATTTAAAGAAACAACATTTCAGCCTTTTTATGATGTTCTTGATACTTATTATGAGCCAATGTCTAAGGAGTCTCACCAGTTGTATAAAGATTTGTTTTTAGATGACTTTATTGCTTCCAAGTCCGGAATAACAGGGATAACTACAGTGATTAAAATCAAAGACAATAATTCTCAAAAGTTAATTCAAGAAATATCTTCTACTAATAAAAATGTTTTAGTTATAGACAGAAAAAATTTACAGGAAAATATTTTAGGTAATCTGGAACAAGATTTTAATGATTTGTTCTGGATATCTACTCTGGTTGTTTTTGTCGCCGTATTTATATATTTCAGAAGTATTGAAATTACGCTCCTTACTAATATTCCCATCTTTATTGGCTGGATGGTCACTCTTGGCATTATGGGGATTTTTGGAATACAGTTCAATGCGTTTAATATTATAATTACCACTTTGATTTTCGGTTTAGGTATAGACTACTCAATATTTATATCTCAGGCTTTGCTTGAAGAATATACAACCGGTGAAAATCAAATGAAAACGTATAAATCAGGAGTGATCATGTCTGCATTAACCACCATACTTTGCTTTGGTGTCCTTATCTTTGCAAAACATCCGGCAATTAAATCCATTGCCATTATACCCTTAATAGGGTTACTGGTTGTAGTATTCATATCATTTACTGTACAACCCTGGCTATTTTCTGTACTTTTATTAAAACCACAACAAAAAGGGTATACTCCTTTCAGATTATTAAATTTTGTTACAGGGATATTAGGCTTTGGCTTTTTCCTGTTAATGTCATTACTGCTCAATAGTGCAGCCTTTATATTTTCCCCCTTATTACCGGAAAGAAAAACAAAGAAAAATACGTTTTTATTTAAAATATTTAAAACTATTTTCAGGACGTTAATTTTCATGTTTCCTGGCGTAAATGTAAAATCTGTGGGGTTCTCAAAAAAATTGTATGATACGCCTACTATTATCATAGCTAACCATTCTTCTGAGTTGGATACCATCATTATGGGAATGTTTGATTACAGACAAATATTTATGATTAATGAACGTATTTATAATTCACGTTTTTTTGGAAAAATTATCCGTGTCGCAGGATATTTTCCCACAAGCAAAGATTTGGATACAGATTTAAATGATTTAAAAGAAAAAATACATCAGGGATATTCTTTAATTATTTTTCCTGAAGGAACCCGTTCTGATAATTCTAAAATTCGTCGTTTTCACAAAGGTGCGTTTTATCTGGCAGAAAAATTAAAAATGGATATTCAGCCTGTGATGATACATGGAAATTCAGACAGGTTACCCAAAAAAGAAACATGGGTAAATTCAGGCACCATAACGGTCAGATATTTAGATAAAATATCGTATAAGGATTGTTCATTTGGAAATTCTTATTCAGAAAGAACAAAAAATATTATGAAATGGTTCAGAGGTGAATTTAAAAAATTTAAAATTCCATTAGAATCACCCGATTATTTTAGAAATAAGCTTTTTCTAAACTATTTATATAAGGGGCCGTCTATAAAGAAAGCTATTAAAACAGAATATGAATGGTACAAAAATTTTTATACAAAGATTTATGAAAATCTGCCTGATGAAGTTAAAGCTTTTCACTATACTGATAGCTGGTGCGTTTTAGACTTACTCTTATTGTATAGTTCGCCAACATGGAAAATATCAGTAGTAGAAGATGATGAATTAAAAAGGAAAATTATAGAAAATTCATATTCACAAAAAAAGTATCCGATTAACTTCATTAATGAAATTCCGGATAATTGGGAATCTTACAATACTCTGATTTTTACAGATAAGGGAATACCTTTAGATAAGGGAATACCTAATTCAGTTGAATGGCTGATAGGAATACGTACTGAAATAAATCATAGCTGGGAAAATTTTGAGATTGTCCTTCAAGAAAAAGATATATTTATAATGAGAAGAAAGCAAGATGGAAAAAAATTATGA
- a CDS encoding deoxyhypusine synthase family protein: protein MSKPISEFIEKYYLHFNSAALVDAAKGYVAHLKDGGKMMITMGGAMSTAELGKILAEMIRQDKVAIISCTGANLEEDIMNLVAHSHYKRIPNYRDLTPEQEWDLLENHLNRVTDTCIPEEEAFRRLQQHIEKIWKDADAKGERYFPHEYMYQMLLSGVLEQYYEIDPKNSWMLAAAEKNLPIVVPGWEDSTMGNIFAAYVIKGEVKASTMKSGIEYMAYLTEWYRNNSSGKGVGFFQIAGGISGDFPICVVPMMYQDLEWEDVPFWSYFCQISDSTTSYGSYSGAVPNEKITWGKLAIDTPKFIIESDATIVAPLVFAYVLGM from the coding sequence ATGAGCAAACCAATTTCCGAATTTATTGAAAAATATTATTTACATTTTAATTCTGCTGCTTTAGTAGATGCAGCCAAAGGATATGTTGCACATCTTAAAGATGGTGGTAAAATGATGATCACCATGGGAGGTGCTATGAGTACTGCTGAATTAGGAAAAATTCTGGCAGAAATGATCAGACAGGATAAAGTAGCAATTATATCATGTACTGGGGCAAATCTTGAGGAAGACATAATGAACCTTGTTGCCCATTCTCATTATAAAAGAATTCCTAATTACAGAGATCTTACTCCTGAGCAGGAATGGGATTTACTTGAAAATCACCTGAATCGTGTTACGGATACCTGTATACCTGAAGAAGAAGCTTTTAGAAGATTACAACAACATATTGAAAAAATATGGAAAGATGCTGATGCTAAAGGAGAAAGATATTTTCCTCATGAGTATATGTATCAGATGCTACTATCCGGAGTTTTAGAGCAATATTACGAAATTGATCCTAAAAACAGCTGGATGTTAGCAGCAGCTGAAAAAAACTTACCTATTGTTGTTCCCGGCTGGGAAGACAGCACAATGGGAAATATTTTTGCTGCTTATGTAATTAAAGGTGAAGTGAAAGCATCAACCATGAAATCCGGAATTGAATATATGGCATATTTAACTGAATGGTACAGAAACAATTCATCCGGTAAAGGAGTAGGATTTTTCCAGATTGCAGGAGGTATTTCCGGAGATTTCCCTATATGCGTTGTGCCTATGATGTATCAGGATTTAGAATGGGAAGATGTTCCTTTCTGGAGCTATTTTTGTCAAATTTCTGATTCTACCACCAGTTACGGCTCTTATTCAGGAGCTGTTCCTAATGAAAAAATTACTTGGGGAAAATTAGCCATTGATACACCTAAATTTATCATTGAAAGTGATGCGACCATTGTAGCTCCACTTGTTTTCGCTTATGTTTTAGGAATGTAA
- a CDS encoding phytoene desaturase family protein encodes MEKNYDFAIIGSGLGGLICANILLLEGYNVVVIEKNNQFGGNLQTFSRDKRIFDTGVHYIGSLDKGEHLYKIFSYLGIYNDLKLKKMDETFDFISFDGDPNQYPYSQGKDNFVKNLLEFFPEEREALEKYIDLIEYYCFCFPLHNLEKREFCWDKNLSLMEKKADEVINSLTQNTKLRAVLSGINFLYAGEKDTTPFYVHALIVNSYLNSAWRCRRGGSQIAKLLTRNIRHLGGKLIKNTKVEEIVIKNTQVEYLKLSDDKEIYSKNYISGIDARQLLTLFKGDSIKKSYYKRINENKDTISSFSLFLTLKPETILYRNANQYHFKNEDRVWEIVNYSENSWPEGYMISFSADEKNEAYAKEMTILTYMHFKEVKQWENSFNTISNKSERGPEYEKFKNNFAERLLDEVEQMIPGLKDSIIGSYTSTPLTYRDYIGTSSGGMYGFVKDASNPMQSFLLPQTKIKNLFLTGQSTGLHGIYGVAIGSILTCSEFIGKDYLLDKINSSD; translated from the coding sequence ATGGAAAAAAATTATGATTTTGCTATTATAGGAAGTGGGTTAGGAGGATTAATCTGTGCCAACATTTTATTGCTGGAAGGTTATAATGTAGTAGTGATTGAAAAAAATAATCAGTTCGGAGGCAATCTACAGACCTTTTCAAGAGATAAGCGAATATTTGATACAGGTGTTCATTATATTGGAAGTTTAGATAAAGGAGAGCATCTATATAAAATATTTTCTTATTTGGGTATTTATAATGATTTGAAATTAAAGAAAATGGATGAAACCTTTGACTTTATTTCGTTCGATGGAGATCCTAATCAATATCCCTATTCTCAAGGCAAGGATAATTTTGTTAAAAATCTTCTTGAATTTTTTCCGGAAGAAAGAGAAGCTCTTGAAAAGTATATAGATTTAATTGAATATTATTGCTTTTGCTTTCCATTGCATAATCTTGAAAAGAGAGAGTTTTGTTGGGATAAGAATTTATCTTTAATGGAAAAAAAAGCAGATGAGGTAATCAATTCCCTTACTCAAAATACCAAACTGAGAGCAGTATTATCAGGCATTAATTTTTTATATGCAGGTGAAAAAGATACTACACCTTTTTATGTTCACGCATTAATAGTTAATTCATACTTGAATAGTGCCTGGAGATGTAGAAGGGGAGGAAGTCAGATAGCTAAACTATTGACCAGAAATATACGTCATTTGGGTGGTAAACTAATAAAAAACACAAAAGTAGAAGAAATCGTAATTAAAAACACTCAGGTAGAGTATCTTAAGCTTAGTGATGACAAGGAAATTTATTCTAAAAATTACATATCCGGCATAGATGCCCGACAACTCTTAACTTTATTTAAAGGTGATTCTATTAAAAAATCATATTATAAAAGAATTAATGAAAATAAAGATACCATCTCATCTTTTAGCTTATTTTTAACTTTAAAGCCAGAGACAATTCTTTACAGAAATGCAAACCAATATCATTTTAAAAATGAAGATAGAGTCTGGGAAATAGTAAATTATTCTGAAAATAGCTGGCCTGAAGGTTATATGATATCATTTAGTGCCGATGAAAAAAATGAAGCTTATGCAAAAGAAATGACTATTCTGACTTATATGCATTTTAAAGAGGTCAAACAATGGGAAAATTCTTTTAATACTATTTCAAATAAGTCAGAAAGAGGACCAGAATATGAAAAGTTTAAAAATAACTTTGCTGAAAGATTGCTCGATGAGGTAGAACAGATGATTCCCGGATTAAAAGATTCCATTATAGGATCGTATACATCAACTCCTTTAACTTACAGAGATTATATTGGAACCAGTTCAGGAGGAATGTATGGGTTTGTTAAAGATGCATCCAATCCTATGCAATCTTTTTTACTACCTCAGACAAAAATAAAAAACCTTTTTTTAACAGGGCAGAGTACAGGCCTTCATGGAATATACGGTGTCGCTATAGGTAGTATTCTTACCTGTAGTGAATTTATAGGCAAAGATTATTTATTGGATAAAATTAATAGTTCTGATTGA
- a CDS encoding winged helix-turn-helix transcriptional regulator: protein MNKKTPAIQNKVCPLEFAVNTISGKWKIPILWQMNEGKKRPSEFLRGIMNVDRRVLNQQLKEMLEDGLIKKQNFNELPPRVEYTLTELGEELVKVLWQLNNWGKLLIEKKTIIKIQNSQDLS, encoded by the coding sequence ATGAATAAAAAGACACCTGCTATACAAAATAAAGTTTGCCCTTTGGAATTTGCAGTAAATACAATAAGCGGAAAATGGAAAATCCCAATCTTATGGCAGATGAATGAAGGCAAAAAAAGACCCAGTGAATTTTTGAGAGGTATTATGAACGTGGATAGAAGAGTACTAAATCAGCAGTTAAAAGAAATGTTGGAAGATGGTCTCATAAAAAAACAAAACTTTAATGAATTACCACCAAGAGTTGAATATACGCTTACAGAACTGGGAGAAGAATTAGTTAAAGTTCTTTGGCAATTAAACAATTGGGGGAAATTATTAATAGAGAAAAAAACTATAATTAAAATTCAAAATTCTCAGGATTTAAGTTGA
- a CDS encoding LIC_10190 family membrane protein, giving the protein MLLEIIYFILIFISILGWGLWSLILFKFKSESIALTLISGLIFLAVVLSLSAFFVPLGLKLEVIMILISLIPYYSKWREVVHKLKALKLKFNFFIILGILFMIGSLYPFILDHFGYYIPTIDWLNELGIIKGMANIDWSIGQVSFFHILQAGLDDTIDPFCRLNIFVSFIYLLYAYERDSYKLLVFLPISFMFLQSPSPDLMIFLFSLITANELLYNKLSIQDYPFFLVLSTFLFIVKPITFWLPAWVFINYLMQKNRKYSYKYFLIPIFLISLYLVKNIYVSSLPFFPVTILKVSSFWMPDSRILDYSNQIAALLTYHTKFTLEEIQSFTLYQKLYYWFVLKHFSSVIHILIVLVIIAYVLYIFKVRKKSEIALGILIITKIILIFNFSGQYRFMLDGVFILLFVLITSINFNRKVALGLVYASALIFMVTFSFSVIQNLNPSFKIIGFRKENLWKPGKFILNKYERKKIGNLDINVSTDYSLNFDTPAPAFTLHKLNYYLNLGIFPQQIDSTDISRGIYSKPLSETEKIELLSILDNYKNGSK; this is encoded by the coding sequence ATGCTGTTAGAAATTATTTACTTCATTCTTATTTTCATATCCATATTAGGCTGGGGATTGTGGAGTTTAATATTGTTTAAATTTAAGTCAGAGAGTATTGCTTTAACACTTATTTCCGGTCTTATATTTTTAGCCGTCGTTTTATCTCTATCAGCTTTTTTTGTCCCGCTAGGGTTAAAATTAGAAGTAATAATGATTTTAATTTCATTAATTCCTTATTATAGTAAATGGAGAGAAGTAGTACATAAATTAAAGGCCTTAAAACTCAAATTTAATTTTTTTATAATTTTGGGAATACTATTTATGATCGGAAGCTTATATCCATTTATACTAGATCATTTTGGTTATTATATACCCACAATTGACTGGTTAAATGAATTAGGTATTATCAAGGGCATGGCCAACATAGATTGGAGTATAGGTCAGGTTTCTTTTTTTCATATATTACAGGCAGGTTTAGATGATACCATTGATCCTTTTTGCAGATTAAACATATTCGTATCATTTATTTATTTATTGTATGCGTATGAAAGGGATAGTTATAAGCTTTTGGTTTTTCTTCCAATCAGCTTTATGTTCTTACAGTCACCATCTCCTGATTTAATGATTTTTTTATTTAGTTTAATTACCGCTAATGAGTTGTTATATAATAAATTAAGTATACAGGATTACCCTTTCTTTTTGGTTTTATCTACTTTTCTTTTTATTGTAAAACCAATAACTTTTTGGTTGCCGGCCTGGGTTTTTATAAACTATTTGATGCAAAAAAACAGAAAGTATAGTTATAAGTATTTTTTGATTCCAATTTTTTTAATTTCATTATATCTGGTTAAAAATATATACGTTTCTTCTTTGCCCTTTTTTCCTGTAACGATACTAAAAGTATCTTCCTTTTGGATGCCGGATTCAAGAATTTTAGATTATTCCAATCAAATAGCAGCTTTACTGACGTATCACACAAAATTTACTTTAGAAGAGATCCAGTCATTCACACTGTATCAAAAACTGTATTATTGGTTTGTATTGAAGCACTTTAGTTCAGTTATTCATATTCTTATTGTCCTGGTTATTATAGCTTATGTTCTTTATATATTTAAAGTACGGAAAAAGTCAGAAATAGCACTCGGAATTTTAATTATTACAAAAATAATTCTAATATTTAATTTTTCAGGACAATACAGATTTATGTTAGATGGAGTTTTTATTTTGCTATTTGTCTTAATCACCTCTATTAATTTTAATCGGAAAGTTGCTTTGGGTTTGGTGTATGCATCTGCATTAATTTTTATGGTTACTTTTAGTTTTTCAGTCATTCAAAATTTAAATCCAAGTTTTAAAATAATCGGGTTTAGAAAAGAAAATCTATGGAAACCAGGTAAATTTATACTAAATAAATATGAAAGAAAAAAGATAGGTAACTTAGACATTAATGTGTCTACCGATTATTCGCTAAACTTTGATACTCCAGCGCCGGCTTTTACTCTTCATAAACTGAATTATTACTTAAATCTGGGTATATTTCCCCAACAAATAGATTCAACGGATATTTCACGTGGAATATATAGTAAGCCGTTGTCTGAAACAGAAAAAATTGAGTTATTATCAATCCTTGATAACTATAAAAATGGCTCAAAATAA
- a CDS encoding DUF2062 domain-containing protein, with translation MEHNNCLHSINACVVIPTYNNCNTLSRVIEGTLQYTKDIIIVNDGSTDLTTQILQSYEGLEIIEHTINKGKGEALKSGFSKAVELGFDFAFTIDSDGQHYPDDIPSFVNEILTNGEALLIGARNMDQEGVPKCSSSGNKISNFWYWFETGVKLSDTQSGFRIYPIKKLKSIKCYTSKYEFEIEIIVRASWSGIKVKNIPIKVLYDETERVSHFRPYMDFSRISLLNTVLVIISLLYIKPRDYLRKFKNKGFKRFFFEDLLHSQDTPLKKSFSVALGILIGLSPLWGFHAVTAIFLAVMFRLNKFIAFAFSNISLPPLIPFIVYAGCATGNFLLGNKEMEFKWDDFDSYSNTAGNHILEYIVGSIIFSIICSFLAGVVTYFILDNKKSENFIQTHN, from the coding sequence TTGGAACACAACAACTGTCTGCACAGCATAAATGCATGTGTTGTAATTCCTACTTACAATAATTGTAATACACTTTCAAGAGTCATTGAAGGAACACTTCAATACACAAAAGATATTATTATAGTTAATGATGGTTCTACGGATTTAACTACTCAAATACTTCAATCGTATGAGGGATTAGAAATAATTGAACACACGATTAATAAAGGAAAAGGCGAGGCTCTGAAAAGTGGTTTTTCCAAAGCAGTTGAACTTGGATTTGATTTTGCGTTTACAATTGATTCTGATGGGCAGCATTATCCTGATGATATTCCTTCATTTGTTAACGAAATCCTTACTAACGGGGAAGCTCTTCTTATAGGCGCAAGAAACATGGATCAGGAAGGAGTGCCTAAATGTAGTAGTTCAGGTAATAAAATTTCAAACTTCTGGTACTGGTTTGAAACAGGGGTGAAATTATCCGACACTCAGTCCGGTTTTAGAATTTACCCTATTAAAAAGCTCAAAAGCATAAAATGCTATACCTCAAAATACGAGTTTGAAATTGAAATAATTGTACGCGCTTCATGGAGTGGTATTAAAGTGAAGAATATTCCCATAAAAGTTTTGTATGACGAAACGGAAAGAGTCTCACATTTCAGACCCTATATGGATTTTAGTCGTATATCTTTACTTAATACGGTATTAGTAATAATATCATTGCTTTATATAAAGCCTAGAGATTACTTGAGGAAATTTAAGAATAAAGGATTTAAACGCTTTTTTTTTGAAGATTTGTTACATAGTCAGGATACTCCCTTAAAAAAATCTTTTTCGGTAGCTTTAGGCATTTTGATAGGTCTATCTCCACTTTGGGGATTTCATGCAGTGACCGCTATTTTTTTAGCTGTTATGTTTCGGCTTAATAAGTTTATTGCCTTTGCTTTTTCGAATATAAGCCTGCCACCTTTAATTCCATTTATTGTATATGCTGGATGTGCAACAGGTAATTTTTTATTGGGAAATAAAGAAATGGAATTTAAATGGGATGATTTTGATTCTTATTCCAATACTGCTGGGAATCATATTTTAGAATACATTGTTGGTAGTATCATTTTTAGTATTATCTGCTCTTTTTTAGCTGGAGTTGTTACATATTTCATATTAGATAATAAAAAAAGTGAAAATTTTATACAGACCCATAACTAA
- a CDS encoding 3-hydroxyacyl-ACP dehydratase, with amino-acid sequence MIELKNSLLENFYEIEHFSEIEKNKFTVRISLNKEHKIFEGHFPGHPVTPGVCMMQIIKEVTEGYLNVSLQLQTAENIKFMAIINPEENSKIGMDFDIKEEDNNISLKSVTYFEETVALKFSGIYNKKL; translated from the coding sequence ATGATAGAGCTGAAGAATTCACTTTTGGAAAATTTTTATGAAATTGAACATTTTTCAGAAATTGAAAAAAATAAATTTACAGTACGTATAAGTCTGAATAAAGAACACAAAATTTTTGAAGGACACTTTCCCGGGCACCCTGTAACTCCGGGTGTATGCATGATGCAGATTATAAAAGAAGTAACAGAAGGTTACTTAAACGTCTCTTTACAATTGCAAACTGCTGAGAATATAAAATTTATGGCAATTATCAATCCGGAAGAAAATTCTAAAATTGGAATGGATTTTGACATTAAGGAAGAAGATAATAACATTTCACTAAAAAGCGTAACTTATTTTGAAGAAACTGTTGCTTTAAAATTTAGTGGAATCTATAACAAAAAATTATGA
- a CDS encoding LolA family protein encodes MRNHNKLIVVLLLISTCMLGQKKALTSSEIKALKINVENYSSKISSLESNFFQVKHMDFMEKDIKSSGKLYFKSGNVRWEYSSPYNYYMILKNNKMHINDNGKKKEMNMSSSEMLKELSKVISGTIQGKNIFDESKFQINYYKVLEHYQVVMVPKDKNIKKYIKQVEIGLSGNTYLVNTIKVMEPTEDYTIITFSNQKKNNTISDAKFNF; translated from the coding sequence ATGAGAAATCATAACAAACTAATAGTGGTTCTTTTATTAATTTCTACGTGTATGTTAGGGCAGAAAAAAGCTTTGACCTCTTCAGAAATTAAAGCATTAAAAATTAATGTCGAGAATTATTCATCAAAAATTAGTTCTTTAGAATCTAATTTTTTTCAGGTTAAGCATATGGATTTTATGGAAAAAGACATAAAGTCATCAGGGAAACTTTATTTTAAATCAGGAAATGTACGATGGGAATATTCCTCACCCTATAATTATTATATGATTTTGAAAAATAACAAAATGCATATAAATGATAATGGCAAAAAAAAAGAAATGAATATGTCATCAAGTGAAATGCTAAAAGAGCTCAGTAAGGTAATTTCCGGAACCATACAAGGTAAAAACATTTTCGATGAAAGTAAATTTCAAATAAATTATTATAAAGTTTTAGAACACTACCAAGTAGTTATGGTTCCAAAAGATAAAAATATTAAAAAATATATAAAACAGGTGGAAATAGGTCTTAGCGGAAATACGTATTTAGTAAATACAATTAAAGTTATGGAACCTACTGAAGATTATACAATTATTACATTTAGTAATCAGAAAAAAAATAATACTATTTCCGATGCGAAATTTAATTTTTAG